From a single bacterium genomic region:
- a CDS encoding cytochrome c oxidase subunit 4 codes for MSTTGRVMLGAAAFALVVAAIYWFVSYEMAGTLMLLTMTAGLAIAAVYLAARRGSPAADRPEARPADAAGEPVGVFASHSPWPVVLALGCAVGLTGLIYGWWLAALGGLAVTAALVGLVRDDRAAETPHGSPVRPSGGGSETGPPARSR; via the coding sequence GTGAGCACCACCGGCCGCGTGATGCTCGGCGCCGCGGCGTTCGCCCTGGTGGTCGCCGCGATCTACTGGTTTGTCAGTTACGAAATGGCCGGCACGCTGATGCTGCTCACAATGACGGCGGGCCTCGCGATCGCCGCCGTCTACCTGGCCGCCCGCCGCGGGTCGCCGGCCGCCGATCGACCCGAGGCACGCCCGGCCGACGCCGCCGGTGAGCCGGTCGGCGTGTTCGCGTCGCACAGCCCCTGGCCGGTGGTCCTGGCCCTCGGCTGCGCCGTCGGGCTCACAGGATTAATTTACGGGTGGTGGCTGGCGGCGCTCGGTGGGCTCGCCGTCACCGCGGCGCTCGTCGGACTGGTGCGCGACGACCGCGCGGCGGAGACGCCCCACGGCTCTCCGGTGCGGCCGTCCGGCGGGGGCTCGGAGACCGGCCCGCCCGCGCGGTCGAGGTGA
- a CDS encoding DUF2269 family protein produces the protein MYEVAKFLHVFGAVLLLGNAIVSALWKAGADRTGDAVVAGTAARTIGRADRAFVIPGAILLIGAGYAMAARRPWPLHGLPWLEWGQGLLYLAILVWLLVLVPAQRRMASLAGGARGGPLPDAYVQASRRWAMWGGVVTLSLLIALFLMAAKP, from the coding sequence ATGTACGAGGTGGCCAAGTTCCTTCACGTCTTCGGGGCGGTGTTGCTGCTCGGCAACGCGATCGTCTCCGCGCTGTGGAAGGCCGGGGCGGACCGCACCGGCGACGCCGTCGTGGCAGGCACCGCAGCGCGCACCATCGGGCGCGCCGACCGCGCGTTTGTCATTCCCGGGGCGATTCTGCTCATCGGGGCGGGTTACGCGATGGCCGCCCGGCGGCCGTGGCCCCTGCACGGTCTTCCCTGGCTCGAATGGGGCCAGGGCCTCCTGTATCTCGCGATCCTGGTGTGGCTCCTCGTGCTCGTCCCGGCGCAGCGTCGCATGGCCTCGCTCGCGGGCGGCGCCCGCGGCGGCCCGCTGCCCGACGCGTACGTGCAGGCAAGCCGGCGCTGGGCCATGTGGGGCGGGGTCGTGACGCTCTCGCTGTTGATCGCGTTGTTTCTCATGGCGGCGAAGCCCTGA
- a CDS encoding long-chain fatty acid--CoA ligase: protein MEERPWHRFYAPDVPRDIRIPAVPLQTFLRASAARHPRRPAIILSGPTFHSALSYRALDEQSDRFAGALRALGVRRGDRVAISLPNLPQYPVAAYGTFKAGATVVQINPLYRGDDLAFLLRDSQSKVLITLTRLYPPVAAVRRDTGLERIILTKVADYFPPLWRLLYRVLRERREGDAMPRDAGLVPWTRMMRARPLPASEGAGPDDLAVLQYTGGTTGRPRGAMLTHRNLAANAAQGLAWFRDLREGAECFLVALPLFHVYGLLVLNVGVRLAATHLMVLMRMFDARLVAEQVPRWRPTVFPGVPAMYAAINHLKDIARHDLKSIRYCLSGAAGLPAEVARRFEELTGGRLAEGYGLTEASPLVAANPIWAGGVQKPGSIGIPVPGTDVRVVDVDTGTRDLPAGEAGELLVRGPQVMQGFWNAPDETAAALRGGWLYTGDVARADSDGFLFIEDRKKDMIIVGGLKIYPREIEDLLLQHPLVRDAAVVGVRHPLRGETIVAYVTLAPDAAPAAGAPAGENAGAARARIREWLRDRMPAYKVPRRIEIVDAIPKTLIGKPLRRVLRESAASAAAGDGADGDPA, encoded by the coding sequence GTGGAGGAACGGCCCTGGCACCGGTTCTACGCCCCCGACGTTCCCCGTGACATCAGGATTCCCGCCGTCCCGCTCCAGACGTTTCTCCGTGCGAGCGCCGCCCGGCATCCGCGCCGTCCGGCGATCATCCTGAGCGGCCCCACGTTCCACTCGGCGCTCTCCTACCGGGCGCTGGATGAGCAGAGCGATCGGTTCGCGGGGGCGCTGCGCGCCCTCGGCGTCCGCCGCGGCGACCGCGTTGCGATCTCGCTGCCGAACCTGCCGCAGTATCCGGTCGCCGCGTACGGAACGTTCAAGGCCGGCGCCACCGTCGTCCAGATCAACCCGCTGTACCGGGGCGACGACCTCGCGTTTCTCCTCCGGGACTCGCAATCCAAGGTCCTCATCACGCTGACCCGTCTGTACCCTCCGGTGGCCGCGGTGCGCCGCGACACCGGCCTGGAGCGCATCATCCTGACCAAGGTCGCGGACTACTTCCCGCCGCTGTGGCGCCTGCTCTACCGGGTGCTCCGCGAGCGGCGCGAAGGCGACGCCATGCCCCGCGACGCCGGGCTCGTCCCGTGGACCCGGATGATGCGGGCGCGGCCCCTGCCCGCCTCGGAGGGCGCGGGGCCCGACGACCTCGCCGTGCTGCAGTACACGGGCGGGACGACCGGACGGCCGCGCGGTGCGATGCTGACGCACCGCAATCTCGCCGCCAACGCCGCGCAGGGCCTGGCATGGTTCCGCGACCTGCGGGAAGGCGCCGAATGCTTCCTCGTCGCCCTCCCGCTGTTTCACGTGTACGGCCTGCTCGTGCTGAACGTCGGCGTGCGTCTCGCCGCGACCCACCTGATGGTGTTGATGCGCATGTTCGACGCGCGCCTGGTGGCGGAGCAGGTGCCGCGGTGGCGCCCGACCGTCTTTCCGGGCGTGCCCGCCATGTACGCCGCGATCAACCATCTCAAAGACATCGCCCGCCACGATCTGAAATCGATCCGGTACTGCCTCTCCGGCGCCGCCGGACTGCCGGCGGAGGTGGCGCGGCGGTTCGAGGAGCTGACCGGCGGCCGGCTCGCGGAGGGCTATGGGCTCACGGAAGCGAGCCCGCTCGTGGCCGCGAACCCGATCTGGGCGGGCGGCGTCCAAAAGCCGGGCAGCATCGGAATCCCGGTCCCCGGCACCGACGTCCGCGTCGTGGACGTGGACACCGGCACGCGCGATCTGCCGGCCGGCGAGGCCGGCGAGCTCCTCGTGCGCGGCCCGCAGGTGATGCAGGGGTTCTGGAACGCGCCCGACGAGACCGCCGCCGCCCTGCGCGGCGGGTGGCTCTATACCGGCGACGTGGCGCGGGCGGATTCGGACGGCTTTCTCTTCATCGAAGACCGCAAGAAGGACATGATCATCGTCGGCGGCTTGAAGATCTACCCGCGCGAGATCGAGGACCTGCTCCTGCAGCATCCGCTCGTGCGCGACGCCGCGGTGGTCGGAGTCCGCCATCCCCTGCGGGGAGAAACAATCGTGGCGTACGTGACGCTCGCGCCCGACGCGGCGCCGGCGGCGGGCGCGCCGGCCGGGGAGAACGCGGGGGCGGCCCGCGCCCGCATCCGGGAATGGCTGCGCGACCGGATGCCGGCCTACAAGGTGCCGCGGCGCATCGAAATCGTCGACGCGATTCCGAAAACGCTCATCGGCAAGCCGCTGCGGCGCGTGCTCCGGGAGAGCGCCGCCTCAGCTGCGGCGGGCGACGGAGCGGACGGGGATCCGGCCTAG
- the lepB gene encoding signal peptidase I → MNVRDARRAVFDFLRTLIVAFVLAQVIMISVAQAFQVEQYSMEPNLLPRDRVLVNKFIYRFRPPHPGEIVVLKPPTDPSRNYIKRVVAVGGQRVEIRADHVYVNGRMLPESYLHGPTVGAYGPTIVPVRDVFVLGDNRGNSEDSRMFGFVPMRNLVGEAVMIYWPPERVRVFR, encoded by the coding sequence ATGAACGTCCGCGATGCGCGGCGGGCGGTCTTCGATTTTCTGAGGACGCTGATCGTCGCGTTTGTGCTCGCTCAGGTCATCATGATCTCGGTCGCCCAGGCCTTCCAGGTCGAGCAGTACTCCATGGAGCCGAACCTGCTGCCGCGCGACCGCGTGCTGGTGAACAAGTTCATCTACCGCTTCCGGCCGCCGCATCCGGGGGAGATCGTCGTCCTCAAGCCGCCGACCGATCCGTCGCGAAACTACATCAAGCGGGTGGTGGCCGTCGGCGGGCAGCGCGTGGAGATCCGCGCCGACCACGTGTACGTGAACGGCCGCATGCTGCCGGAATCGTACCTCCACGGTCCGACCGTGGGCGCGTACGGGCCGACGATCGTGCCCGTGCGCGACGTCTTCGTGCTCGGCGACAACCGCGGCAACAGCGAGGACAGCCGGATGTTCGGCTTCGTGCCGATGCGCAACCTCGTCGGCGAAGCGGTCATGATCTATTGGCCGCCGGAACGCGTCCGGGTTTTTCGCTAG
- a CDS encoding MFS transporter — protein MYGRVIVATLCVTETVSWGIVYYGFPVFLQAMERDLGASRVAVTGALSLALAVAALAALPAGRWIDRHGARALMTTGSVLAVVLLIAWSRVQSVGALYGVWAFMGLAMAMILYEPAFAAVVQWFPQHRDRALLTVTLVAGFASTIFMPVAAWLLDALGWRAAVATLAAVLGVITIPAHALLLRAPDGLGTAAGPGARASRDATLGAALRHDVFWILAAAFALGSFTVSSVSVHMIPYLAQHGYSTKVAAAVVGWIGGMQVPGRLLFVPVAAWLGAAWVTGSLFFAQAAAMALAAAGVLGAGLIPIVLLYGASAGMLTLARATVVADVWGRRHYGSIAGAMAVPANLARALGPVGAALLYAWLGGYARVFWLLTASLALAGLTVLVTEHRTAARPAASPGGATATNGR, from the coding sequence GTGTACGGCCGGGTGATCGTCGCCACGCTGTGCGTGACCGAGACGGTGTCGTGGGGCATCGTCTACTACGGCTTCCCCGTGTTTCTCCAGGCGATGGAGCGCGACCTCGGCGCGTCGCGCGTCGCCGTGACGGGGGCGCTGTCGCTCGCGCTCGCGGTGGCCGCGCTGGCCGCCCTCCCGGCGGGGCGGTGGATCGACCGCCACGGCGCCCGCGCGCTCATGACGACCGGGTCGGTCCTCGCGGTCGTCCTGCTGATCGCCTGGTCGCGCGTGCAGTCGGTCGGGGCCCTCTACGGCGTATGGGCCTTCATGGGCCTGGCGATGGCCATGATCCTGTACGAGCCGGCCTTCGCCGCGGTCGTTCAGTGGTTCCCGCAGCATCGCGATCGGGCGCTGCTCACCGTCACCCTGGTCGCGGGCTTTGCCAGCACGATCTTCATGCCGGTCGCCGCGTGGCTGCTGGACGCTCTCGGCTGGCGCGCCGCCGTCGCGACCCTGGCCGCCGTCCTGGGCGTCATCACGATCCCGGCCCATGCGCTGCTGCTCCGGGCGCCCGACGGACTCGGGACCGCCGCGGGACCGGGCGCGCGGGCGTCGCGCGACGCCACGCTCGGCGCGGCGCTGCGGCACGACGTGTTCTGGATCCTCGCCGCCGCCTTCGCGCTGGGGAGTTTCACAGTCTCGTCCGTCAGCGTGCACATGATCCCTTACCTCGCGCAGCACGGCTACTCTACCAAGGTCGCGGCGGCCGTCGTCGGCTGGATCGGGGGGATGCAGGTCCCGGGACGGCTCCTGTTCGTGCCCGTCGCCGCCTGGCTCGGCGCCGCGTGGGTCACCGGATCGCTGTTCTTCGCGCAGGCCGCGGCCATGGCGCTGGCGGCGGCCGGGGTGCTGGGCGCCGGCCTCATCCCGATCGTCCTGCTCTACGGGGCGTCCGCCGGCATGCTGACGTTGGCCCGGGCGACCGTCGTGGCCGACGTCTGGGGCCGCCGGCACTACGGCAGCATCGCGGGGGCGATGGCGGTCCCGGCGAACCTGGCGCGCGCGCTCGGACCCGTCGGGGCCGCGCTCCTGTACGCGTGGCTCGGCGGGTACGCGCGGGTGTTCTGGCTGCTCACCGCCTCCCTCGCCCTCGCCGGCCTCACAGTCCTTGTGACCGAGCACCGCACCGCGGCCCGGCCGGCCGCCTCACCCGGCGGCGCGACGGCGACCAACGGCCGGTAA
- a CDS encoding cytochrome c oxidase subunit 3, with the protein MNTQAAAHPGGAPRFARGPAPLLLGMVLFIASETMFFGALFGAYFTLRGETAVWPPAGARLDLVEMSIATAILLGSSVPAHLAAHALRDGAPAAAVRRLLLAAVMGVAFLGLKLHDWATAGFSVASHAYGTIFFTLTGFHALHMVAGVILLAGLAAKVAGGHLRPETGGADAVIYYWHFVDAVWLAVFSTIWLIR; encoded by the coding sequence ATGAACACGCAGGCCGCCGCCCATCCGGGCGGCGCCCCGCGCTTTGCGCGGGGTCCGGCGCCGCTCCTCCTGGGTATGGTCCTTTTCATCGCGTCGGAGACCATGTTTTTCGGCGCGTTGTTCGGGGCGTACTTTACCCTCCGCGGTGAAACCGCGGTCTGGCCTCCGGCGGGCGCGCGCCTCGATCTCGTGGAGATGTCGATCGCCACGGCGATTCTGCTCGGCTCGAGCGTGCCGGCGCACCTCGCGGCGCACGCGCTGCGGGACGGCGCGCCCGCGGCCGCCGTCCGGCGCCTCCTGCTGGCGGCCGTGATGGGGGTGGCGTTTCTCGGGCTCAAGCTCCATGATTGGGCGACCGCCGGGTTTTCCGTGGCGTCGCACGCCTACGGCACGATCTTCTTCACCCTGACGGGGTTTCACGCGCTGCACATGGTGGCGGGCGTCATCCTTCTCGCCGGGCTGGCGGCGAAGGTCGCCGGCGGACACCTCCGGCCTGAGACGGGGGGCGCCGACGCCGTCATCTACTACTGGCATTTCGTCGACGCCGTGTGGCTCGCGGTATTCTCGACGATCTGGCTCATCCGATGA
- a CDS encoding cytochrome bc complex cytochrome b subunit: MIRRLVLWLDDRLGAASFARRALRKAFPDHWAFVLGEVALYAYVLLVLTGVFLTFFFTASGQDVVYQGPYAPLRGVRMSAAYASVLSLSFEVRAGLVMRQIHHWAALVFVAAIAAHALRVFFTGAFRRPREINWLIGTSLLLLAMAAGFTGYSLPDDLLSGTGIRIAYSVLLSIPVVGTWAAFLFFGGEFPAPVTIGRLLALHIMLLQGLIIAALGLHLAIIWHQKHTQFRAPGRTENTVTGSPLWPNYAMKSIGLALVVFAVLAMLGGLFQINPVWLYGPYDPTTVSAPAQPDWYVGWLEGALRLMPNWEIRALGHTIPEPFFPGVVVPGVLIAAYALWPFIEQRVTGDREVHHFLDRARDAPGRSGVGAGGLAFLVVLTLAGSNDALARLFGVPVEVVTIVLRGLVLLVPAAVGWVTYVACRELKARDAHPAAAWHTLRRGPGGGYVESDDGR; the protein is encoded by the coding sequence GTGATCCGCCGCCTCGTGCTGTGGCTCGACGACCGCCTCGGCGCGGCCTCCTTCGCGCGCCGGGCGCTGCGCAAGGCATTTCCCGATCACTGGGCGTTCGTGCTCGGCGAAGTGGCCCTGTATGCCTACGTTCTCCTCGTCCTGACCGGGGTGTTCTTGACGTTCTTCTTCACGGCCTCGGGCCAGGACGTGGTGTACCAGGGACCGTACGCGCCGCTGCGCGGCGTGCGGATGTCGGCGGCCTACGCCAGTGTGCTGTCCCTCTCGTTCGAGGTGCGGGCGGGCCTCGTGATGCGCCAGATCCACCACTGGGCCGCCCTCGTCTTCGTCGCCGCGATCGCCGCGCACGCCCTGCGGGTGTTCTTCACCGGCGCGTTCCGACGGCCGCGGGAGATCAACTGGCTGATCGGCACGAGCCTGCTGCTCTTGGCGATGGCCGCCGGGTTTACCGGGTACTCGCTGCCGGACGATCTGCTCTCCGGCACCGGCATCCGGATCGCGTACTCCGTGCTCCTGTCGATCCCGGTCGTGGGAACGTGGGCGGCGTTCCTGTTCTTCGGCGGCGAGTTCCCTGCGCCGGTCACGATCGGGCGGCTGCTCGCCCTGCACATCATGCTGCTCCAGGGGCTGATCATCGCCGCCCTGGGGCTGCACCTCGCGATCATCTGGCACCAGAAGCACACGCAGTTTCGCGCGCCGGGCCGGACGGAGAACACGGTCACCGGCTCGCCCCTGTGGCCGAACTACGCGATGAAGTCGATCGGGCTGGCGCTGGTGGTATTCGCGGTGCTGGCCATGCTCGGCGGGCTGTTCCAGATCAACCCGGTGTGGCTGTACGGCCCGTACGATCCGACGACGGTGAGCGCGCCCGCGCAGCCGGACTGGTACGTCGGGTGGCTCGAAGGCGCCCTGCGCCTCATGCCGAATTGGGAGATTCGCGCGCTCGGGCACACGATTCCCGAGCCGTTCTTCCCGGGTGTGGTGGTGCCGGGCGTGCTCATCGCGGCGTACGCGCTCTGGCCGTTCATCGAGCAGCGCGTGACCGGCGACCGCGAGGTGCACCACTTCCTCGACCGCGCCCGCGACGCGCCCGGGCGCAGCGGCGTCGGCGCCGGCGGGCTCGCCTTCCTGGTGGTGCTCACCCTCGCCGGCAGCAACGACGCGCTGGCGCGGCTCTTCGGCGTGCCGGTCGAGGTCGTGACGATCGTGCTGCGCGGCCTCGTCCTGTTGGTCCCGGCGGCGGTGGGATGGGTGACCTACGTCGCATGCCGGGAACTCAAGGCCCGCGACGCGCATCCGGCGGCGGCGTGGCACACCCTCCGGCGCGGTCCCGGCGGCGGCTACGTCGAGTCCGACGACGGCCGATGA
- the coxB gene encoding cytochrome c oxidase subunit II: protein MPGGATLQAGEIHRVWTVFLLTAAGVAGTVYALIFWSILRYRRRGDALPAQIRNHIVAEAVFTLIPLLIVAALFAVSFAAERRIERLDPRPAVTVRVTGFEWSWRFEYAGGGPTVSGTPNRPPVLVVPAGRPVRIVITSADVDHSFFVPAFLFKRDAIPGLVSSFDLSVTRPGVYRGECAEFCGLDHAAMTFTVSAVTSQAFDDWLRRSRP from the coding sequence ATGCCGGGTGGTGCGACGCTTCAGGCCGGTGAGATCCACCGCGTGTGGACCGTCTTTCTCCTCACGGCCGCCGGTGTTGCCGGGACCGTCTACGCGCTGATCTTCTGGTCCATTCTCCGCTACCGCCGGCGCGGCGATGCGCTCCCCGCGCAGATCCGGAACCACATCGTCGCCGAGGCGGTCTTCACCCTCATTCCGCTGCTCATCGTCGCCGCGCTCTTTGCCGTGTCGTTCGCGGCTGAGCGTCGCATCGAACGGCTGGATCCGCGCCCGGCGGTGACGGTCCGCGTCACCGGATTCGAGTGGTCGTGGCGCTTCGAGTATGCCGGCGGCGGGCCGACGGTGAGCGGCACGCCAAACCGCCCGCCGGTGCTGGTGGTGCCGGCGGGGCGCCCGGTCCGGATCGTCATCACGTCGGCCGACGTCGATCACTCGTTCTTCGTCCCGGCGTTCCTGTTCAAGCGGGATGCGATCCCGGGCCTCGTCAGCAGCTTCGATCTCTCCGTCACCCGCCCGGGCGTCTACCGCGGGGAATGCGCGGAGTTCTGCGGGCTGGACCATGCCGCGATGACCTTCACCGTCTCGGCCGTGACGTCGCAGGCCTTCGACGACTGGCTGCGCCGGAGCCGGCCGTGA
- a CDS encoding cbb3-type cytochrome c oxidase subunit I, which translates to MSAAAALPAPASRVGLLGWLTTTNHKHIGILYMTTTLGFFAMAGLMSLVIRADLAVPNHPLVGRQVYAELFTLHGTGMIFLVIAPFGLGLANYILPLQIGAPDMAYPRLNALSYWLFLLGGLVAMSGLVTRGGAATAGWVAYAPLSTTGTPGMGMDLWIVGVFMVSASSIMTAINLIATTLLYRAPGMTMWRIPVFCWDMVVTSLIILIAFPPLAATLAMLLIDRRLGGHVFDPSQGGSAVVYQHLFWFFGHPEVYVMALPYFGMITEIIPVFSRKPVFGYTGFVLSTLAIAGLSMTVWAHHMFTTGAVVNPFFSAMSLLIAVPTGIKYVNWIGTMWRGALVFSAAMLFAVGFLLNFVLGGVTGVMIAAPPIDFWAEDTYFIVAHMHYVLGGGSLFAAMAAVYYWFPKITGVLLRERLGRLQFWLMFVGFNATFWPMHLLGLWGMQRRVVTYPPLPGWGAANLIASLGSAVLGVGVLVFLWNLWVSLRSPVRAGADPWGGYTLEWATTSPPPEFNFESLPPIRSERPVFDLHHPAAAALVREAP; encoded by the coding sequence GTGAGCGCCGCGGCGGCGCTGCCGGCCCCGGCCTCCCGCGTCGGCCTGCTCGGCTGGCTCACCACCACGAACCACAAGCACATCGGCATCCTCTACATGACGACGACGCTGGGATTCTTCGCCATGGCGGGCCTGATGTCGCTCGTGATCCGGGCCGATCTCGCGGTCCCGAACCACCCGCTCGTCGGCCGCCAGGTCTACGCGGAACTGTTCACGCTGCACGGCACCGGGATGATCTTTCTCGTCATCGCCCCGTTCGGCCTGGGCCTCGCCAACTACATCCTGCCGCTGCAGATCGGCGCGCCCGACATGGCCTACCCGCGCCTGAACGCGCTGTCGTACTGGCTGTTCCTCCTCGGCGGCCTCGTCGCCATGAGCGGGCTGGTCACCCGGGGCGGCGCCGCCACCGCGGGCTGGGTCGCCTACGCGCCGCTGTCGACGACCGGCACCCCCGGCATGGGCATGGACCTGTGGATCGTGGGCGTGTTCATGGTCAGCGCCTCCTCGATCATGACCGCGATCAATCTCATCGCCACAACCCTGCTCTACCGGGCGCCGGGGATGACGATGTGGCGGATTCCGGTCTTCTGCTGGGACATGGTCGTGACGTCGCTGATCATACTGATCGCCTTCCCGCCGCTCGCCGCGACGCTCGCGATGCTCCTGATCGACCGCCGGCTCGGCGGACACGTCTTCGATCCGTCGCAGGGCGGCAGCGCCGTCGTCTACCAGCATCTGTTTTGGTTCTTCGGCCACCCCGAAGTGTACGTCATGGCGCTCCCGTACTTCGGGATGATCACGGAGATCATCCCGGTCTTCTCGCGCAAGCCGGTGTTCGGCTATACGGGGTTCGTGCTGTCGACGCTCGCGATCGCGGGGCTGTCGATGACCGTATGGGCCCACCACATGTTCACGACCGGCGCCGTCGTCAACCCCTTCTTCTCCGCGATGTCGCTGCTGATCGCCGTCCCGACCGGCATCAAGTACGTCAACTGGATCGGCACGATGTGGCGGGGCGCGCTCGTGTTCTCGGCGGCGATGCTGTTTGCCGTGGGGTTCCTGCTCAACTTCGTCCTCGGCGGCGTGACCGGCGTCATGATCGCCGCCCCGCCGATCGACTTTTGGGCGGAGGACACCTACTTCATCGTCGCCCACATGCACTACGTCCTCGGCGGCGGGAGCCTGTTCGCGGCCATGGCGGCCGTCTACTACTGGTTCCCCAAGATCACGGGCGTGCTGCTGCGCGAACGCCTGGGCCGCCTCCAGTTCTGGCTGATGTTCGTGGGCTTCAACGCGACGTTCTGGCCGATGCACCTGCTGGGGCTGTGGGGGATGCAGCGGCGCGTCGTGACGTACCCGCCGCTCCCCGGCTGGGGCGCGGCCAATCTCATCGCCAGTCTCGGGTCGGCCGTGCTCGGCGTGGGCGTGCTGGTCTTCCTCTGGAACCTCTGGGTGTCGCTGCGCTCGCCGGTCCGAGCGGGCGCCGACCCGTGGGGCGGCTATACGCTCGAATGGGCCACCACGTCGCCGCCGCCCGAGTTCAACTTCGAGTCGCTCCCGCCCATCCGGTCGGAGCGGCCGGTGTTCGACCTGCATCATCCGGCCGCCGCGGCCCTGGTCCGGGAGGCGCCGTGA
- a CDS encoding Rieske 2Fe-2S domain-containing protein, which yields MRPAERPVAALLIASIGASLALAAVYIAGGQPQLEGVLLACSLGGLGAAVIVWALRLLPHEEVTDVREPEPSPEAVRAGATAALVAGEELLAGRRTLARLLLGALAGLALVLFFPIRSLGPRPGRSLFHTEWGPGAFVVDGDGRRVRNNRLAVQSVITVFPEGHAGSPVSQTLLIRVDPALLDLPPARAAWAPDGYVAFSKICTHAGCPVGLYRAAAHQLLCPCHQSTFDVLRGAVPVFGPTTRALPQLPLRIDADGFLRATGDFSAPVGPGFWERS from the coding sequence ATGCGCCCCGCAGAACGGCCGGTCGCCGCGCTGTTGATCGCGTCGATCGGCGCGAGCCTGGCCCTCGCGGCCGTCTACATCGCCGGCGGCCAGCCGCAACTCGAAGGTGTCCTGCTGGCCTGCTCGCTCGGCGGCCTCGGGGCCGCCGTGATCGTCTGGGCGCTGCGGCTCCTGCCGCACGAAGAGGTGACAGACGTGCGCGAGCCCGAGCCGTCGCCGGAGGCCGTCCGCGCGGGAGCCACCGCGGCCCTCGTCGCCGGCGAGGAGCTGCTCGCCGGCCGGCGGACGCTCGCGCGGCTCCTGCTTGGCGCGCTGGCCGGGTTGGCGCTGGTCCTCTTCTTCCCCATCCGGTCGCTCGGGCCGCGGCCCGGCCGGTCGCTGTTTCACACCGAGTGGGGCCCCGGCGCCTTTGTCGTGGACGGCGACGGCCGCCGGGTCCGCAACAACCGGCTTGCCGTCCAATCGGTCATCACCGTCTTTCCGGAGGGGCACGCCGGATCGCCGGTGTCGCAGACGCTCCTGATCCGCGTCGATCCGGCGCTGCTGGACCTGCCGCCGGCCCGAGCGGCGTGGGCGCCGGACGGCTACGTCGCCTTCTCGAAGATCTGCACGCACGCCGGATGTCCGGTCGGGCTCTACCGCGCGGCGGCCCATCAGCTGCTGTGTCCCTGCCACCAGTCCACGTTCGACGTCCTGCGCGGGGCGGTGCCGGTGTTCGGACCGACGACCCGCGCGCTGCCGCAGCTGCCGCTGCGGATCGACGCGGACGGTTTCCTCCGCGCGACCGGCGATTTCTCCGCGCCGGTCGGGCCGGGATTCTGGGAGCGCTCGTGA
- a CDS encoding c-type cytochrome, translated as MSRRWRSAAAGVTVMIVAAAAFLMSHLPRAGEAAATSAATAGDVRRGAELYATHCASCHGAVGEGTADGIPLRSIGTAAVDFVLTTGRMPLADPHQPMLRRRTPWTARDVADLVAFVASLGSGGPAIPAVHPEDGDLALGGKIFTANCAPCHGTAGQGAAVGEGADAPDLYEATPGQIAEAVRIGPDPMPRFDAGTIDQHALDSLVRYVTFLRRAPNPGGLSLGHMGPVAEGFVGWAIGLALLVVIIRLIGTTT; from the coding sequence ATGAGCCGCCGGTGGCGCAGCGCGGCCGCCGGCGTGACTGTGATGATCGTGGCCGCCGCGGCGTTCCTCATGAGCCACCTCCCGCGGGCGGGTGAGGCGGCGGCGACGAGCGCCGCGACGGCGGGCGACGTCCGGCGAGGCGCCGAACTCTATGCGACGCACTGCGCCTCGTGTCACGGGGCGGTGGGCGAGGGCACCGCCGACGGCATCCCGCTTCGGAGCATCGGGACGGCCGCGGTGGACTTCGTCCTGACGACCGGGCGGATGCCCCTCGCCGACCCGCACCAGCCGATGCTGCGGCGCCGGACTCCCTGGACCGCGCGCGACGTCGCCGACCTCGTCGCGTTTGTGGCGTCGCTCGGGTCGGGCGGTCCGGCGATCCCGGCCGTGCATCCCGAGGACGGCGATCTCGCCCTCGGCGGGAAGATCTTCACCGCCAACTGCGCCCCGTGCCACGGGACCGCGGGCCAGGGCGCCGCGGTCGGCGAGGGCGCCGACGCGCCCGATCTCTACGAGGCGACGCCGGGGCAGATCGCCGAGGCCGTGCGGATCGGCCCGGATCCGATGCCGCGGTTCGACGCGGGCACCATCGATCAGCACGCCCTGGACTCGCTCGTCCGCTACGTCACGTTTCTCCGGCGGGCCCCGAATCCGGGCGGGCTGAGCCTGGGGCACATGGGGCCGGTGGCGGAGGGATTCGTCGGATGGGCGATCGGCCTGGCCCTCCTCGTCGTGATCATTCGCCTGATCGGGACGACGACCTGA